The sequence below is a genomic window from Falco rusticolus isolate bFalRus1 chromosome 8, bFalRus1.pri, whole genome shotgun sequence.
tatattaaaaaagtgaaaaagaggCAGACAACATCCTCTAACCCACATGAGTCATCTCCATCTATAAACCAAACATGCAGGAGCTTTGTCTGCTTCAGTCCTAACAGTTAAATGTGGTTTTCAGGAAAACTGTATCACAATACTGCGGAAAGCAACATCTGGTTTATGACTGCAACTAAGAGCATAGGCATAAACGTCTCAAAACACAATTAACTACCACTGTCAGGAGTGAGGTACGCTCACAGAGAATGACCCAACAGTTTTATGTGCAGTCACTTAAATACCCAGCTAGCTGCTAGCTGAGGAATCTCATTACAATACCCATAAAGCTGAATACAAACACCCCTGCAGGCATTCAGACAGCAAGGTCACTGCCTGGGAGCCCCCACCAGCATCAAAGTTCAATTTTCTGCAATGCATTGTGTGCAGAGAAATGCAGTACCTGCACATGCACCAAGCAGTCTGTAGGATTCCAGGCAgatacagaaatacatgcagGTGTAATAGACTCTGTGATGAGGACCTCTGACAGCAAAATGCAAGCTAATATTTTTGTCGGCAGCAGCAAAAAGCCAGCATAGTTTCTGCCTGCATATCTCACTTccaaaagcagcactgctgggagtTACCTCTGAACTGTAAAATATATACACTAAGGCCTTTGTGGtgttgaatttttaaattatttttgttcttcagacACTAACGATGGGCATGGAGGCATGCAACAGCCACAGTGCAACAGTGCAACCTGTGCAAATAGTCCTTTGAAAATAGCCCAGTGATTTTCATTTGCTCACTATTTCGCATACACAGATATAAAGCAAACGCACACTGGAATCTGTATACAAAGTCTCCCCATTCAAACTCACCTGCAAGTGTGCAATTGTCTTCCCaaaagcttttctctgcttcacaTAATTCCTTGTTTCTTCAAACATGAATTCACAACCAGCAAGAGCCATATCAGCAATTAGCagtctttccttttgaaacacAAATTATGGAATCCAGTTGAATTAGTCCTACATTTCTCTGTATCAGATGCACAATTGGGACACAGATGTTCAGTATTGTTCATTAAGGGTGGGGAGGCAGAAATCACACTAAGTCCCAAATCAGACACACTGCATTACTGAAATTAATGAGTGAGACAAATGCCTTGCTGCCTGAAGCTCACTTCTAAGTCCTTTCCAGGGTAATGTTCTATCACCACCATGACTCAAAAAATAGCTACAATCAACCACATGACTCGTACTGACTGAAAAATTCACACcaaattctgtttcaattattgGCTTTCACTGCTTGGTTTAAACAGCTGTATTTGACAGTTTCAATTGACATctctagaaaaaacaaaatctacAAAAAAGGCttggctgttttttccttccttgtaacatctttaaaaacacaaactaAGTACAGAACAATTACTTCTAGCACTGTTGAAATCATCTGATGCATCATGTTGAAGCTGTTCACAAGTGCAtctatttctttaaagcagtaaAAGATTTCCTTTCATCAGGTTTCGTATTTAGTCAcagtataaaattaaaacaaacgTGATCCCTACCAGATGAGGCAAATACAAAGTCATAGTTTTGACAAAGCACAGTCATGTTTTGAGGAACCACATTGCCTCTTTGTCCTCCCAAATAATTCCAAAACTCTGTAAACTAAGTTGTAAACTGTTATTTCCACTAGCAAGGTTATTTTGGCaactaaataatttctttactttGCTACGTGGACAAATAAACAGTTCCTTATATCTTTAATATACTTCTGCTGGTAAAAAAGCTAGAATTGCagtgcttgcttgcttctttaAAGAGAATGCCAAATGCATCACAGACCTCCAAGCCATATTAAATTTACTAACCAAAGTGGTTCCATGCTAGAAGTACACAAGAAAACAGTCCTATCTTCTTTTAAATACCCTCAGGTTCTCTTCAACAGCTGGGTTGTTGATTAAGAGACCCAACTTTGAGCTGCTGTGATATCAACATTTTTACCAATGCCTAAAGAATTGCACTTTTAGCACTAGGAACAGTGTACTCCAactaaaaagcagcagtttcaaCACAACATTGCCTACAGACATCCCAATTCTGAGCCCAAGATGGCTCCCCAAAACACATAATCTTAAGACCAAGGCAGATTCTTGCCATGACACAAATTGTCTCTGTATTCTTCCTACAGACTGCAAACACGTTTCTCTTACCTGAGGGAGCTCTGCCATGAGGTAATAGAAGCCTTTATTCTCTTTTCCAAGCAAGGCACTGGCTGGCAACCGCACATCTTCaaaaaacagctctgctgtgtcctAAGAGGGTTTTAAATGCAACAGTTTATAGTTTGACATTCTCATCTCTTCATTCCATTTGTTTACCTCATCATTTCTGGCTACTGTACATTTTAACTTGTTATCACACACTTAGTTAACACACACACTTAGGTTGGAAGGGTCCTTCAGACATTGTCTAGTTTATCTCCTACTCAAAGTAGCTCCAGCAAAACAAGCAGCGGAGGGCCTTGTCCAGTTACGCTTTCCAAAGCTCCAAAGATGGAAGCTCCACGACTTCTTTGGGCCCCTGTCCCAGTATCTGATCACTTTTACGgtgaatttttcttcttaacacCTATTTAGAATTTTCCCTAATGTAACTTGTATCCTTTGCCACTCTCCCTTTCACTGTGCTCCTCCAAGAAGGATTTGGCTCCACTATAGCTACAGCTGACTGTGAGGTAGCTGAAGACGTCAACAAGATCCCATTCCTCCAGGCTTCTTCAGAGCAAACAAATCCACTtcctcagcctctccctgcACATCACATGCTTCAGACCTCCCTTGGCAAACTCAGCATACATACTTCACGTGTTCTGACTAAGACTAAGAACTAGAATAGCACCACAGTTCCATTAAAGTAGTTTTAGACTTCCTCCAAGTCTAGGATGTGTTAGGGATTGTACAAACTCACTTGAGCTTTCAGGCCTATTTTGTTCAGCTTGCGTCCTTTGATGAAACcttttgttccattttccaCCAGAAAAAGGCTGATTCCGTGAGCAGGAGATCGGGCCTCCCGGTCTGTAACTGCAACCACGATCACTACATCGCTCATCCAACCATTAGTGATGAATACCTGTAAAAAATGCAACTTGGAATAAAGCAACAAGCTAGGTGGACAGAAGTCAGGAGAGATCaccaagcagcagaaagaaaaattgcattgATACTTTCACAGGTGAATTGAAAGGCAAGGTTTAAGTGTCCAGCAGAACTGTAAGCTTTCTGAATTAAGTGTTTTGAAACAAAGTCTATTAAAGTAGGAATTATTTTGAGAAGTATTGTGTGGACTAGAAGTTAATGCATAGATCTGTCCTATGAGGAAGAAGGAATATGGTATCAAAATGTAGATAGAAAATGAACACAGAGCTTCTCTTTTTTCTAGAACCTAAAGTAGCAACATACAACATGCAAAACTATCAACAGCTTCTTGTCACAACTGCTTACTATAATTCTGTAAAATGACTCATGAACCTGCCAAAGTGATCCATCTTTACTCCAGCAAAAGAAATGAGCTATCTGTCCTGCTTGGCTTGTGCAGCATAAGCAAGTATCCTTTTGAACATCTGTGTGTACATATTTGTTTGCACACATTCTCAGCACTTGAAATTCTGCTAACGGCCAGAAGGCTGTATCAGTACCATGTCATCATCAGAAGTACAAAagaagagggggagaaagaagatTAAGTCTTttcatagctttaaaaaaacccatgttgAACCCACACTTCCATCTGAACACTATTTCcgtcttcctccttttttattatGGCAATGAAAGAAGAGGTTAATGCTGCCAGCTTTGCAACAAATTGACAACACACAGAGAGCATCTgatgcagtcttttttttttttttttttttttttccctccccctccttctaACATAATCAGGCTCCTGAATAAAGACTCCACTGTTTGCATTGTGGAAACCCAAGTTTTTACTCAGGCCACAGAAAATTTCAGTGGTACTATATATGTTTTGTTGTTCAACCTCATTACTAAAACAGCCCTGGTCCTGCTTATACtatgtaggattttttttttcttttccttttcttcccagtttaAGGGAAAATAAGCCTTTTGATAGTTAtttaaaagctacaaaaataaCCTACTCAAGCCCTCCCATAATTTGGTCTGTAAATTTCCAGCAACAGAAACATCTTAAGTCCTCTTAAAGTAAATGGGGAGAAAACCCCACAACATaacccacaaaaataaacaaaagtgaAAGGACTGGGGGAAGATGTTAACAGCGGTGTGTATTCTTCACCACCTAAATGTATTCAGTTCTCCAAGCCTACAAGCAATATATACGTCTATTCACTTACCTTACTCCCATTAAGAATCCAGTCACTTCCATCTTTTTTCGCGTAAGTTCGTACTCCCTGCAAGTCactaaaacaaaattcaaaaggTCCTTCAAAAAAACATTCCAGAAGCTAAAATTTGTATCTTCAATTTCACCCAGTAAAAAATAAGGTAGATTTTATACAGTCCAAGCATAAGATCAGTGAAAACACATATGAAGATAGGGAAACACAGTGAAATAGCTCAGAGTGTAACAGAAACCACAAGCTGTGGAAAGGGATGATAAATCTATGCAATCGTACAAGAATAAAAGTCCCATTTTAACATAATCTGCTTGTGGAAGGTGGTGTAATACAAGCACTGGCCCCAATGGGTCAGCATCCCCTTACCCCAATATGCTTTAGATGACAAACACCAATCAAAACCACATCCTCTAAGCAGGCTCAACCCTGATCAGGAGGCTCTGTAAAAAGCCACTGGCAACATCTACCATTTGTAGAGGCATGACACCAACAGGTTTTGCTCTTCACCTGTCCTTCTCTGTTTGGGAAACTGGCCAGGTCGGCCGTGTCTACTCCAAACATGTGCTGTCTGCCCTTCAGTAATGACAGGCAAGGAGGAACATTTCTCTGAAAGGgttcagaggaaagaaaataaagtgttcTCTTCCAAACAAAAGTTAATAGCAAAGTCAAGCCCACTttacaaaaatatgtaattttctCCTGACTATGTTTCATATTAAAAGTATGTTCACGTGACAAGCAAGTTAGTAACtatgaaagcaaatacaaagcATGTGCCCACAGTGAGCCAATACAGAAATGGATTCTTGAGCAAGTATCTTAAAATGATAAATCTGTCATCTATAAGTAACATGCTTTTTTGAAGTCCCACCTGATCTAGGATTTGTCTAGTCACTGAAATGACCATATAACCAGGAGGCTCAGCATTTTTTCactcataaataaataaagagtaCATACTGTCAAGACCATTGTTTCAATATTTAGCTTACCTGCCAGCCCCAGGTTCTGTCATGGCAATAGCTCCAATACACCTGCCTGCAACCATTTCAGGGATAAAGCGTTTAATCTGTTCTTCAGAGCCATAGTTTGCAATGTAGGGCATGACTATATCTGAATGAAGACTGAATCCTGGGCCTGTACAGTTAACATACATCcttggggagggagaaaaaaattactacaaaGATTTAAACACTGAACTGCACACTGTTACAGCATATACCAAACAATGAAGAAAACCCCACCACACAGAAGTCTGAGACAATTTGAGCCTGTGGCACTTGTACTGTTATTTATAGAATGTACTTTCACAGTCAAATGGGTATATAACCTACTAGACCAACAAAAAAGCTTCCCCCAGCCACAAAGTCCTAACCGTGGAGTACAATGACATTTAGTAATTAAAAAGTCATCtggaatatttaaaacagaagggATTTACATATGTCTAAACTATCCTTTCCACAAGTAAGATAGGACCATTTTCTCTAAACAAACATATTCCATAACGAGAACAtcttatggaaaataaatgcagtctCTTCATAACATCACTgaaatttttcctgaagtgtAGTACTTACTGCTCCTCCCAGACTATAGCTGAAGAGAGAATATCTGCTCCAATGCCTCCATGTTTTTCAGCAATAGCAACACCCAGCAAACCCTGCTGTCCAGCCTTTTCCCAGAGCTCCCTGCTCACCTGGCCATCCTTTTCCCATCTGCAAAATGAACACAAGAACGGAGTCATGCATTAAAGCCTCTATGTGCTACTATTTGTCATGGCTGCTGCTTCACACTAGAACACCCACAGCCAGGTTTCACTGCATAGGAAGACACCTTCAGTCTTGCCAACAGACAATGTGTAGGGTACACAGACAACTGTATTTCACAGCTAAGAAGTGGTGGCTTAACAATAAGCTTAATAACTGCGTAAGAAGTCTGAACTCCGGCTTCCAACATATAGCCTGACATCTCTTTCAGACTTATTATGAAAGGCAGTGCTGCCTATTGGTCTGAGTACCAGCCTGGTATTTAGGAGATTTAGCCACAACCATCTGGATAATTACAAGCAGGTCTTTATCTTCCTGACATTCCATTTTCCTCATGTACAGAATAAGTATAATACATCAGCATCTTTTGTGAAAGATTTCCACTCTACCAATGAGAACTGCTTTATGAGAATGAAGTGTTAACAGGTTAACAAATTCTGTATCAAAATCAGTCCTGTGCACTTATTACAAGCCAGTACTGTAAGCTGGTCAATTACTGCTTTAAAGTGGTTTCAAGTTTGTAAATAAATAGTTGAGGCTTATCTGCTGACAGTCTGCAAACTTTAACACCACAAGAATCACTTATTCTTGGAAAAATAGTGCCTCTATTGAGTTTGTAAACTCAACAGAAAGCTGGATGGCCATTAATAGCccagctttttgtctttttctttttaaaccatAATTTTAAAGTTGTATGGCACACAGATTGTATCTGAGACACTCCTCTGACACACCTGTGTGCAGCAGAGCTATACCACAGCACTCTACCCACAGTTCATAAAGTATCTTACCCTACATATTTTAAGCTCATTCCCAGAGCTTTTGCTCCTACACTGGAAATCTTAAAACCAATCTCTCTTGCAaatatctttgcttttccctcccaTCACTTTCAGGGCCACTCCTGTCTCTGCTTCACCCATCATCAAAGCTTCTCCTCCTCACAATAATGCACAACTGCATTCACTGATGGTACATTTGCCTCTTCATGTCAGCCCAGCCAATCAATGCCTGAAGCTTCCTTGTTTACTTGAAAGGCGTGAGAACAGAATGGTTCATAGGTCGCTGAAATGATGCAAGAATACAAGTCATACTTCTTCCAGTCTCTCTAGGAAATAGTTCTGTCAGCAAGCTAGCAAACAGGATCTTCAGTAACCTCGCACCGAGTCAGTACCTGTTCACAAGCCTGTACTGGAAGTCATTCTAACAGAAGACGAGGAAGAACATCTGGTTTTGTGGATGGAATATGATTGTACAGTGGAAAAGCATACTACTTTGAGGTCATGGTTTgaggatgaaaaaaatagttagcAACAATCCTGATGTAAGCTGTTTCCATTGCCTCCTGCTGTTAATTTCTGCCCCAGAGCCACAACACCCCACCCACTCAATTGTGCCATCTCAACTGTTTGTGGATACACACTGTGA
It includes:
- the ACADL gene encoding long-chain specific acyl-CoA dehydrogenase, mitochondrial gives rise to the protein MAARLLRLRGLLRAAGPRPFSAQASPLQTEQHGTKRQEPSSAKSLIDIGTRRIFSSDHDIFRDSARKFFQEEVLPFHAEWEKDGQVSRELWEKAGQQGLLGVAIAEKHGGIGADILSSAIVWEEQMYVNCTGPGFSLHSDIVMPYIANYGSEEQIKRFIPEMVAGRCIGAIAMTEPGAGSDLQGVRTYAKKDGSDWILNGSKVFITNGWMSDVVIVVAVTDREARSPAHGISLFLVENGTKGFIKGRKLNKIGLKAQDTAELFFEDVRLPASALLGKENKGFYYLMAELPQERLLIADMALAGCEFMFEETRNYVKQRKAFGKTIAHLQTVQHKLAEMKTQICVGRAFMDNCLQLHADKRLDSSTASMAKYWCSDLQNSIATQCVQLHGGWGYMWEYPIAKAFVDARVQPIYGGTNEIMKELIARDIVSDK